Proteins co-encoded in one Aspergillus luchuensis IFO 4308 DNA, chromosome 6, nearly complete sequence genomic window:
- the eglD gene encoding putative endoglucanase (CAZy:AA9;~COG:G;~EggNog:ENOG410PWTS;~InterPro:IPR000254,IPR035971,IPR005103;~PFAM:PF00734,PF03443;~SECRETED:SignalP(1-20);~go_component: GO:0005576 - extracellular region [Evidence IEA];~go_function: GO:0030248 - cellulose binding [Evidence IEA];~go_process: GO:0005975 - carbohydrate metabolic process [Evidence IEA]) produces MKTTTYSLLALAAASKLASAHTTVQAVWINGEDQGLGNTDDGYIRSPPSNSPVTDVTSTDMTCNVNGDQAASKTLSVKAGDVVTFEWHHSDRSDSDDIIASSHKGPVQVYMAPTAKGSNGNNWVKIAEDGYHKSSDEWATDILIANKGKHNITVPDVPAGNYLFRPEIIALHEGNREGGAQFYMECVQFKVTSDGSNELPSGVSIPGVYTATDPGILFDIYNSFDSYPIPGPDVWDGSSSGSSSSGSSSAAVSSAAAAATTSAVAATTPATQAAVEVSSSAAAATTEAAAPVVSSAAPVQQATSAVTSQAQAAPTTFATSSKKSSKTACKNKTKSNSQVAAATSSVVAPAATSSVVPVVSASASASAGGVAKQYERCGGINHTGPTTCESGSVCKKWNPYYYQCVASQ; encoded by the coding sequence ACCAGGGTCTCGGTAACACCGACGATGGCTACATCCGCTCTCCCCCTAGCAACAGCCCCGTCACCGACGTCACCTCCACCGACATGACCTGCAACGTCAACGGTGACCAGGCTGCTTCCAAGACCCTCTCCGTCAAGGCCGGTGACGTTGTCACCTTCGAGTGGCACCACAGCGACCgctccgactccgacgacATCATCGCCTCCTCCCACAAGGGTCCCGTCCAGGTCTACATGGCCCCGACGGCCAAGGGCTCCAACGGCAACAACTGGGTCAAGATCGCTGAGGATGGATACCACAAGAGCTCCGATGAGTGGGCCACCGACATCCTGATCGCCAACAAGGGCAAGCACAACATCACCGTTCCCGACGTTCCCGCCGGTAACTACCTCTTCCGCCCTGAGATCATCGCCCTCCACGAGGGCAACCGCGAGGGTGGTGCCCAGTTCTACATGGAGTGTGTCCAGTTCAAGGTCACCTCCGACGGCTCCAACGAGCTTCCCTCCGGTGTCTCCATCCCCGGTGTCTACACCGCCACTGACCCTGGTATCCTCTTCGACATCTACAACTCCTTCGACAGCTACCCCATCCCCGGCCCGGATGTCTGGGATGGCTCCAGCTCtggctcctccagctccggaTCCTCTTCCGCTGCTGTCTcctcggctgctgctgctgctaccaccTCTGCCGTCGCTGCCACCACCCCCGCCACTCAGGCTGCTGTTGAggtctcttcctctgctgctgctgctaccaccGAAGCTGCCGCTCCCGTCGTCAGCTCTGCTGCCCCCGTCCAGCAGGCCACCTCCGCTGTGACCAGCCAGGCCCAGGCCGCCCCCACCACCTTCGCCACCTCTTCCAAGAAGTCCTCCAAGACTGCCTGCAAGAACAAGACCAAGTCCAACTCCCAGGTCGCTGCTGCTACCTCCAGTGTCGTTGCCCCCGCTGCTACTTCTAGCGTCGTCCCCGTTGTGAGTGCCAGCGCTAGCGCTTCCGCCGGCGGTGTTGCTAAGCAGTACGAGCGCTGCGGTGGTATCAACCACACTGGCCCTACTACTTGCGAGAGCGGCTCTGTCTGCAAGAAGTGGAACccttactactaccagtGCGTTGCGTCCCAGTAA
- a CDS encoding uncharacterized protein (COG:U;~EggNog:ENOG410PJTM;~InterPro:IPR037104,IPR001464,IPR009117,IPR018252, IPR018502;~PFAM:PF00191;~go_function: GO:0005509 - calcium ion binding [Evidence IEA];~go_function: GO:0005544 - calcium-dependent phospholipid binding [Evidence IEA]) — MSYQQPYGQGPPQGYNQYPPAGQYPPPQGQYGQHQQYPQYPPQGPGPYQQSPSAHQPPQQHGSYPPPMAGHHPQQTQSPYPPQQQHPPQGASPYPPPMSGQHPQQPGPYSSYPPPQQGMGYPHQGPPSQQSYPQGHPPQPGYPNAPQQQYQSFPPGPPGQQPPPMMGPAGAGGPYPNYPPQQGPMPSRPSPGYDPTFLAPGTASNEAEALRKAMKGFGTDEKALIRVLTSTTDPNRMALIRHTYEKMHNRSLTKDLKSETSGSFETILVSLATGPLESDITYLHDAMSGLGTNEKGLNDVLLGRSNADLHAIQRAYRDKYHKSLLDDIKGELSGKTERFFVMLLNARRPEPGTPFDPRGVDTDVGELHRVTAGKMGTDEVALFGIFMNSSDERLNVLAGEFERMYHVPLEKVIRSEFSGHLEDALVTMLRVARDPVSFHGATLKECFFGSNGVNEKRLVYWTVRLHWNPEYFARVKGTMGGNMRSLVKSYVSGGDFEDAMMAVCSH, encoded by the coding sequence ATGTCGTATCAGCAACCTTACGGACAAGGTCCGCCTCAGGGCTATAATCAATATCCCCCTGCAGGACAGTACCCGCCGCCGCAGGGACAGTATGGCCAGCACCAACAATATCCACAATATCCCCCGCAGGGTCCAGGCCCCTACCAGCAAAGTCCAAGCGCTCATCAGCCACCTCAACAGCACGGTTCATACCCACCTCCAATGGCCGGCCATCATCCACAGCAAACACAATCACCATaccctcctcagcagcaacacccaCCACAGGGTGCCTCTCCATACCCACCTCCCATGAGCGGCCAGCATCCCCAGCAGCCTGGTCCGTATTCTTcatacccaccaccacaacaggGCATGGGATATCCGCATCAAGGCCCTCCGTCCCAGCAGAGCTATCCACAAGGGCATCCTCCTCAGCCAGGTTACCCGAATGCGCCGCAACAGCAATACCAATCCTTCCCTCCGGGCCCTCCAggccaacaaccaccaccgatgatgGGACCTGCAGGAGCAGGCGGACCCTACCCCAATTATCCCCCACAACAAGGCCCCATGCCCTCCCGTCCCTCCCCCGGCTATGACCCTACCTTCCTTGCCCCAGGGACAGCATCCAACGAAGCCGAAGCTCTCCGCAAAGCCATGAAGGGCTTTGGAACGGACGAGAAAGCGCTCATTCGTGTCCTGACTAGCACCACCGACCCCAACCGAATGGCACTTATCCGCCACACCTACGAAAAGATGCACAACCGATCCCTAACCAAGGACCTGAAATCCGAGACCTCGGGATCGTTCGAGACCATTCTCGTTTCGCTCGCCACAGGACCATTGGAATCAGATATCACGTACCTCCACGACGCGATGAGCGGGCTGGGTACGAACGAAAAGGGATTAAACGATGTCCTTCTAGGACGGAGCAATGCCGATCTGCACGCCATTCAGCGCGCCTACCGGGACAAATACCACAAGTCGCTTCTCGATGACATCAAGGGGGAACTGAGCGGGAAGACAGAGCGGTTCTTCGTGATGCTTCTCAACGCGAGACGCCCCGAACCGGGAACTCCCTTTGATCCGCGCGGCGTGGACACCGACGTGGGAGAACTTCACCGTGTAACCGCTGGGAAGATGGGAACAGACGAGGTCGCTCTTTTCGGTATCTTCATGAACTCGTCCGATGAGAGGTTGAATGTGTTGGCTGGGGAGTTCGAGAGGATGTATCATGTCCCTCTTGAGAAGGTCATTCGAAGTGAGTTTTCGGGGCATTTGGAGGATGCGCTGGTTACGATGTTGCGGGTAGCGAGGGATCCGGTCTCATTCCATGGTGCAACTTTGAAGGAGTGTTTCTTTGGGTCCAATGGGGTTAATGAGAAGAGGCTGGTGTATTGGACTGTCAGGTTGCATTGGAATCCGGAGTACTTCGCGAGGGTGAAGGGAACGATGGGAGGGAATATGCGCTCATTGGTGAAGAGTTATGTTTCGGGTGGGGATTTTGAGGATGCGATGATGGCGGTTTGCTCTCATTAA
- a CDS encoding putative UDP-glucose,sterol transferase (CAZy:GT1;~COG:C,G;~EggNog:ENOG410PK3H;~InterPro:IPR002213,IPR004276;~go_function: GO:0008194 - UDP-glycosyltransferase activity [Evidence IEA];~go_function: GO:0016758 - transferase activity, transferring hexosyl groups [Evidence IEA];~go_process: GO:0005975 - carbohydrate metabolic process [Evidence IEA];~go_process: GO:0030259 - lipid glycosylation [Evidence IEA]) → MPHQDGPTADDWPDEHIAQQTTNSAGHGRTPRRAHYHEKGLNTGVRVMDDGRLDIKIRERKPWVSKIIKHLQQQPEPLREERKPSVCLVEDGKPPCALKLNIVIQVVGSRGDVQPFIALGKIIKSHGHRVRLATHLAFRESIEHSGLEFFDIGGDPAELMAFMVRNPGLMPHMSTLRSGAIPRRRREMKAIFSGCWRSCYETGDGTGMHHIPDDPWSETADYRTMPFVADAIIANPPSFVHLSCAEKLGIPLNMMFTMPWSATQSFPHPLATIRTKNTKPSAANFASYAIVEILMWEGLGDLINSFRKRELGLDPLDAIRAPSIAHRLRIPYTYLWSPALLPKPGDWGDNIDITGFSFLSTASDYTPPDDLANFLESGPPPIYVGFGSIVVDNPGSLTKKVFQAIRESGQRAVVSKGWGNLGADEDEIPENIFMIDKCPHDWLFQHVSCVIHHGGAGTTAAGLVLGRPTIIIPFFGDQPFWGSIVARAGAGPLPIPHKQLTAEKLTKAIKQALEPETLEKAKEIGRDMRKERGVQNAAASFYQHLDVQAMRCSICPNRPAVWWVKHSHIKLSTFAAAVLVETGLISPRNVVLYRSREYDTNRDPRGPLSAGAEVLYGIVSDFVTSIAEAPSGMRGIFSTTHERRLHHKHDWKKELHLSYLDKSSFHRHRRGRTETSLDSGVGADMIPNGDNQHSVTADQNQYENGERASNENSRGSIESDEAYHSAGEDINRDQAIPDRQQNVDGATNSPSGGESSSPHTSSSDTETFDTTDDDMGAELDLERTITRLRTREMSHTKEILAETSYHSARATKHIANWLIKLPTDLTLSLTKGFHNAPKLYHDTLVEDSPRVLGVRSGFRAAGTVCSLGSREK, encoded by the exons ATGCCGCATCAAGATGGCCCAACGGCCGACGACTGGCCGGACGAGCACATTGCTCAACAAACCACCAACAGCGCAGGTCATGGGCGGACTCCTCGACGCGCGCATTATCATGAGAAGGGACTGAATACAGGAGTCCGGGTAATGG ACGATGGCCGCCTGGACATCAAGATCCGCGAACGCAAACCCTGGGTATCAAAAATCATCAAACACCTCCAACAACAGCCCGAACCCCTCCGAGAAGAGCGCAAGCCATCTGTCTGCCTCGTCGAAGACGGGAAACCCCCCTGCGCCCTGAAACTCAACATCGTCATCCAAGTCGTCGGCTCCCGCGGTGACGTCCAACCCTTCATTGCGCTAGGCAAAATAATCAAGTCCCACGGTCACCGCGTCCGTCTCGCTACGCATCTCGCCTTTCGTGAATCTATCGAGCATTCGGGTCTCGAATTCTTCGATATCGGCGGTGATCCGGCCGAGCTGATGGCGTTCATGGTGCGGAATCCGGGCTTGATGCCGCATATGAGTACCCTGCGTAGTGGGGCTATCCCGCGCCGGAGACGCGAAATGAAGGCCATCTTCTCGGGTTGTTGGCGCTCGTGCTACGAGACGGGTGATGGGACCGGGATGCATCATATTCCGGACGATCCGTGGAGTGAGACGGCGGATTATCGTACGATGCCGTTCGTGGCGGATGCTATTATTGCGAATCCGCCGAGTTTTGTGCATTTGAGCTGCGCTGAGAAGTTGGGTATACCGTTGAATATGATGTTTAC AATGCCCTGGTCGGCAACACAGTCTTTCCCTCATCCGCTGGCGACTATCCGCACGAAAAACACGAAGCCCTCCGCTGCTAATTTTGCTTCGTATGCCATTGTCGAGATCCTCATGTGGGAAGGCCTGGGAGATCTGATCAACTCTTTCCGAAAGCGCGAACTCGGGCTGGACCCGTTAGACGCTATTCGGGCACCGAGTATCGCACACCGATTGCGCATCCCATACACTTATCTCTGGTCAccagccctcctccccaaacccGGAGACTGGGGAGATAACATAGACATCACCGGCTTCTCGTTTCTCTCTACCGCCTCAGACTACACACCCCCCGACGATCTGGCCAACTTCCTCGAATCCGGCCCTCCTCCAATATATGTCGGCTTTGGATCCATTGTCGTAGACAACCCGGGCTCACTAACGAAGAAAGTCTTCCAGGCCATCCGCGAAAGCGGGCAACGGGCGGTCGTCTCCAAAGGATGGGGTAACCTCGGagcagacgaagacgaaatcCCAGAGAACATCTTCATGATCGACAAATGTCCACACGACTGGCTCTTCCAACACGTGTCCTGCGTTATTCATCACGGCGGAGCCGGCACCACAGCCGCCGGGCTAGTACTAGGTCGCccgaccatcatcatcccctttTTCGGCGATCAGCCGTTCTGGGGCTCGATCGTGGCTCGCGCTGGCGCTGGCCCGCTGCCTATCCCGCATAAGCAGCTAACGGCGGAGAAGCTAACGAAAGCGATTAAGCAAGCGCTTGAGCCAGAGACGTTAGAAAAGGCGAAAGAAATCGGAAGAGATATGCGTAAGGAGCGGGGTGTGCAAAATGCTGCTGCTAGCTTTTATCAACATCTAGATGTGCAGGCTATGCGGTGCTCTATCTGTCCAAATCGGCCAGCTGTGTGGTGGGTGAAGCATTCACATATCAAGCTGAGCACATTTGCTgcggcggtgttggtggagacTGGCTTGATTAGTCCGCGGAATGTTGTCCT ATATCGGTCACGCGAATACGACACCAATCGAGATCCTCGGGGACCATTATCAGCCGGTGCGGAGGTTCTCTATGGTATCGTCTCGGATTTCGTCACCAGCATCGCGGAGGCGCCTAGCGGAATGCGAGGCATATTCTCGACAACACATGAGCGTCGACTCCACCACAAACATgattggaagaaagagcttCATCTGTCCTATCTCGATAAATCGTCCTttcaccgccaccgccgtgGGCGAACAGAGACATCTCTCGATTCGGGCGTCGGGGCTGATATGATCCCGAATGGTGACAACCAACACTCCGTAACGGCGGATCAGAACCAATATGAGAATGGTGAACGCGCCTCCAACGAGAACTCTCGAGGTTCAATCGAATCCGACGAAGCCTATCACTCCGCCGGGGAAGATATAAACCGAGATCAGGCCATTCCCGACCGACAGCAGAATGTAGACGGAGCCACCAACAGCCCCAGCGGTGGTGAATCATCCAGCCCGCACACAAGCAGCTCTGACACCGAGACGTTCGACACaactgatgatgatatggGCGCGGAGCTTGATCTCGAGCGAACCATTACTCGTTTGCGAACGAGGGAAATGTCTCATACAAAGGAGATCCTAGCTGAGACGTCGTATCATAGCGCCCGTGCGACAAAGCATATTGCGAACTGGCTTATTAAATTGCCTACAGATCTGACCTTGAGTCTAACGAAGGGGTTTCACAATGCCCCCAAACTGTATCATGATACCTTAGTGGAGGATTCGCCACGAGTGCTTGGAGTGAGGAGCGGGTTCCGCGCTGCTGGGACGGTATGTTCCCTGGGTTCCCGAGAGAAATGA
- a CDS encoding uncharacterized protein (COG:M;~EggNog:ENOG410PM4D;~InterPro:IPR033506,IPR002110,IPR030395,IPR017946, IPR036770,IPR020683,IPR004331;~PFAM:PF12796,PF00023,PF03009;~go_function: GO:0005515 - protein binding [Evidence IEA];~go_function: GO:0008081 - phosphoric diester hydrolase activity [Evidence IEA];~go_function: GO:0047389 - glycerophosphocholine phosphodiesterase activity [Evidence IEA];~go_process: GO:0006629 - lipid metabolic process [Evidence IEA];~go_process: GO:0046475 - glycerophospholipid catabolic process [Evidence IEA]), translating to MRFGRNIHLHQVPEWAEHHVPYNRLKRLLKIAVEKATEEQTRPDFSDLSIAGHLRFRKEQETYLQKQAEEIQGHYRISLCNFDTATADKLSRLDIEILCQSLSRLTKEISQLQRYQWLDVEAVSRIHTKIDKYLGTEKNRSAGRNDLDKFKEQNPSRKALARNLGLWIAHLQEALSDPSSRPLYPQSPLYEALRQDQPSIVVSMVDKSLQQSKSSAKPFLSHLLELAVYELRPNTVYTLLFDVLPQYDIPIQAALLNRLFTVLGFRKMQLSAPYSCILFCKIRDLLCQVIGELGTRSEEVLLSEDTLGRFPLHYAASYGLLWECVAIFNVAKSWNKASQWCLIMHTDKQDCSPFEYAVVGNHRDAVSSVLVYLEKVLHASDKDDGIAPLFSRTLLTALHYDYDDLMAVISQACARFCRTPRNCEGASPLHVAARTGRADRVKKLLETVCVSELNSVEPIYGWTPLVVACVEGHQSVVAVLLEHGADRDIKDHRGWVAQEHAAFRGHLALAKGMTGPSKWESGTDVLTAASLAQQDDNVKALHQRPQLVVYLGSLQDGKQVNPFEFRTPSLKTKATGNDLALKVSSPGNDSARQINMSFLGDTANESFIFELPTTGEAELRLELLDLGDGHDGQAELLGGGTALLIDNLNSFGENRESLVRERSIPILERGSFQVIATVTFTFLIIKPFQHPNIPSMRECFLRHDDFCLVGHRGFGQNVAGHDYLQLGENTVEFLHASKIQSPMGHPTSIMGSRHHHKNSRSRSLTRGYEQGAQQMQERMRHTVDYMSKGFKPNTRGHVIQDSFATIEELLTQLPENLGFNVEISESSPYLISENIADNDLEYPRIHEATEAGVAPVAIEINIFVDKILEKVFTLGNSRNIILSSFTPEICILLAFKQQTYPVMYITNAGKPPVTDREKRAGSLQAAVGFAQQWGLNGIVLASETLIICPRLIGYVQRSGLVCGSYGPLNNIPENAQLQVDAGINILMADRVGLIAKALEDRDGDDRRLKN from the exons ATGAGATTCGGTCGAAATATTCACCTCCATCAAGTTCCAGAATGGGCGGAGCATCATGTTCCATACAATCGGCTCAAAAGACTGCTGAAGATCGCTGTTGAGAAAGCTACAGAGGAGCAAACTCGTCCCGACTTCTCAG ACTTGAGCATCGCAGGTCATCTTCGGTTTCGCAAAGAGCAAGAAACCTATCTTCAAAAGCAAGCAGAAGAGATACAGGGCCATTACCGCATAAGCCTTTGCAATTTCGATACAGCTACGGCGGACAAGCTCTCCCGGCTTGACATTGAGATCCTTTGCCAATCGCTTTCTAGGTTAACTAAGGAAATTTCTCAACTGCAGCGGTACCAATGGCTGGATGTTGAAGCGGTTTCTCGTATCCACACAAAGATTGACAAATATCTGGGTACGGAGAAAAACCGATCTGCTGGACGAAATGATCTGGACAAATTCAAGGAACAGAATCCATCGAGGAAAGCTCTGGCTCGAAACCTTGGATTATGGATTGCTCATCTACAGGAGGCACTTTCagatcccagcagcaggccGCTCTACCCACAATCCCCACTTTATGAGGCACTACGGCAGGATCAACCTTCAATCGTGGTTTCTATGGTAGATAAGTCCTTACAGCAGAGCAAATCATCAGCGAAACCATTTCTCTCCCATCTGCTGGAGCTAGCGGTATATGAACTGCGACCAAATACTGTCTACACTTTACTGTTTGATGTGCTGCCTCAATACGATATTCCCATTCAGGCTGCATTATTGAATCGCTTGTTCACGGTTCTGGGTTTCCGGAAGATGCAACTATCGGCGCCGTATTCGTGTATACTCTTTTGTAAGATCCGGGATCTGCTCTGCCAGGTAATTGGGGAGCTAGGGACCAGATCAGAGGAGGTTCTGCTCTCGGAAGATACTCTCGGGCGCTTCCCTCTGCACTATGCTGCTTCATACGGTCTTTTGTGGGAGTGCGTGGCAATATTCAATGTCGCTAAAAGCTGGAACAAGGCTTCCCAATGGTGCCTGATTATGCATACTGACAAACAAGACTGTTCACCTTTTGAGTATGCGGTTGTTGGCAACCATCGAGACGCCGTTTCATCTGTTCTGGTTTACTTGGAAAAAGTCCTGCACGCATCCGATAAGGACGACGGAATAGCACCATTGTTCAGTCGAACGCTACTTACTGCGTTGCACTACGATTATGATGATCTGATGGCGGTCATCTCTCAGGCATGCGCTCGCTTTTGTCGGACGCCCAGGAACTGTGAAGGGGCCAGCCCACTGCATGTCGCCGCGCGTACCGGAAGGGCGGATCGCGTCAAAAAACTGTTAGAAACCGTATGCGTCTCTGAGCTCAACTCGGTGGAGCCAATCTACGGTTGGACCCCACTAGTTGTCGCCTGTGTCGAAGGTCACCAGAGTGTCGTCGCTGTGCTTCTTGAGCATGGAGCCGACCGGGACATCAAGGACCACCGCGGTTGGGTAGCACAGGAGCATGCCGCTTTTCGGGGACATCTTGCTTTGGCGAAGGGGATGACAGGACCATCCAAGTGGGAGTCCGGTACCGATGTGCTAACTGCTGCATCATTGGCGCAGCAGGATGACAATGTCAAGGCTCTACATCAACGGCCGCAACTGGTGGTTTACCTTGGCAGCTTGCAGGATGGAAAGCAGGTGAACCCATTTGAATTTCGGACACCATCACTGAAAACGAAAGCCACTGGCAATGACCTTGCACTGAAAGTTTCTTCTCCTGGGAATGACTCTGCCCGTCAAATTAACATGTCCTTTCTTGGTGACACAGCTAACGAATCATTCATCTTCGAGCTTCCAACCACGGGCGAGGCAGAACTGCGCCTAGAACTCCTCGATTTAGGCGATGGTCATGACGGCCAAGCAGAgttgcttggtggtggtacagCGCTGCTGATAGACAATCTCAATTCCTTTGGTGAGAACCGGGAAAGTCTGGTGCGCGAGAGAAGTATTCCCATTCTCGAGAGGGGGTCATTCCAGGTTATAGCTACGGTGACCTTCACATTTCTTATAATCAAGCCATTTCAGCATCCCAACATCCCCTCTATGAGAGAATGCTTTCTCCGTCATGATGACTTTTGTCTCGTAGGACATCGAG GCTTTGGACAAAATGTCGCCGGGCATGACTATTTACAGTTGGGAGAGAACACAGTCGAG TTCCTGCATGCGAGCAAGATACAATCCCCAATGGGCCATCCAACATCCATCATGGGAAGCAGGCACCACCATAAGAATTCACGCTCCAGGTCTCTTACCAGGGGCTACGAGCAAGGAGCGCAACAAATGCAAGAGAGGATGAGACACACAGTAGACTACATGAGCAAAGGTTTCAAGCCCAACACCCGAGGCCACGTTATCCAGGATTCGTTTGCAACCATCGAAGAGCTACTGACTCAGCTACCGGAGAACCTTGGTTTCAACGTCGAGATCAGTGAGTCGTCTCCGTATCTCATCTCAGAGAACATTGCTGACAATGATTTAGAGTACCCCCGAATCCACGAAGCCACCGAAGCAGGAGTAGCCCCAGTAGCGATCGAAATCAACATATTCGTGGATAAAATCCTCGAGAAAGTATTCACCCTGGGGAACAGCAGAAACATAATCCTGTCCTCATTCACCCCCGAGATCTGCATTCTCTTGGCATTCAAACAGCAAACCTATCCAGTCATGTACATCACCAACGCCGGAAAACCCCCAGtcacagacagagagaagcGAGCCGGTAGCCTGCAAGCTGCAGTGGGATTTGCCCAGCAGTGGGGCCTCAATGGAATTGTTCTGGCCTCCGAGACTTTGATCATATGCCCTCGGCTGATCGGATACGTCCAGCGGTCGGGGCTCGTGTGTGGCTCGTATGGACCACTCAATAATATCCCCGAAAATGCCCAG CTTCAAGTTGATGCTGGCATCAATATTCTGATGGCCGACCGGGTCGGGCTTATTGCCAAAGCACTGGAGGACCGGGATGGCGATGATCGGCGATTGAAAAACTAG